The following coding sequences lie in one Helicobacter fennelliae genomic window:
- the gltX gene encoding glutamate--tRNA ligase: MPPVTRFAPSPTGYLHIGGLRTALFNYLYARKHNGKFLMRIEDTDLLRNSKDAAKAIVESFKWVGLEYDGEIIYQSQRFDIYKQYAQSLIQNGKAYYCYMSKEELEALRESQRASGQTPKYDNRYRDFTGEPPSGIQPVIRIKAPLEGEISFVDGVKGKISVQAKELDDFIIMRSDGSPTYNFVVTIDDALMGVTDVIRGDDHTSNTPKQIIIYNALGFDIPRFYHIPMILNPEGKKLSKRDGAMGVMDYKLMGYLPEAILNFLVRLGWSHEDKEIFSLQEMIELFDCNALNSSPSRYNQEKFLWLNQHYIQQYPNDKLEVLLQDFGITPLKDKHKRDILFAALKDRSKTLVEFASQQKEILSRPQSYDEKMRAKLDTNTIIWLQNLLQQSRFYEIEDVKAMEEFLHNFAESHDIKIGKLMPALRLALLGKGGGIGVCEAIIIIGADETKQRIECFIDAR, translated from the coding sequence ATGCCACCTGTAACGAGATTTGCACCTTCACCCACAGGATATTTACATATCGGCGGACTTCGCACCGCTCTTTTTAATTATCTCTATGCGCGCAAACACAATGGCAAATTTCTTATGCGTATCGAAGATACAGATCTCTTAAGAAACTCCAAAGACGCAGCCAAAGCCATTGTAGAGTCGTTTAAATGGGTAGGCTTAGAATATGATGGTGAGATCATCTACCAAAGCCAGCGATTTGATATTTACAAACAATACGCACAATCGCTTATCCAAAATGGCAAGGCATATTACTGCTATATGAGTAAAGAAGAGCTTGAGGCATTGCGAGAATCCCAACGAGCAAGCGGACAAACCCCAAAATATGACAATCGCTATCGTGATTTCACAGGAGAGCCACCAAGCGGAATACAGCCAGTGATAAGAATTAAAGCTCCGCTAGAAGGTGAGATAAGCTTTGTTGATGGTGTCAAAGGCAAAATCAGTGTGCAAGCAAAAGAGCTTGATGATTTTATCATTATGCGCAGTGATGGTAGCCCAACTTATAATTTTGTCGTAACAATCGATGATGCGCTTATGGGCGTAACTGATGTAATCCGCGGTGATGATCACACCTCAAACACACCCAAACAAATCATCATTTACAACGCGCTTGGCTTTGATATTCCTCGATTCTATCATATACCTATGATCCTCAATCCCGAGGGCAAAAAGCTTAGCAAGCGCGATGGCGCAATGGGCGTTATGGATTATAAATTAATGGGATATTTGCCTGAGGCGATTTTAAATTTTCTTGTGCGACTTGGGTGGAGCCATGAGGATAAAGAGATTTTCTCACTTCAAGAAATGATTGAACTTTTTGATTGCAATGCGCTTAATTCCTCTCCGAGTCGCTATAATCAAGAAAAATTCCTTTGGCTCAATCAGCACTATATCCAGCAATACCCAAATGATAAGCTTGAAGTGCTATTGCAGGATTTTGGTATAACCCCGCTCAAAGACAAACATAAAAGAGATATTTTATTTGCCGCACTCAAAGACAGAAGCAAAACCCTTGTCGAATTTGCCTCACAGCAAAAAGAAATCCTCTCACGCCCACAAAGCTATGATGAAAAAATGCGCGCCAAACTTGATACAAATACGATTATATGGCTTCAAAATCTACTACAACAATCAAGATTCTACGAAATAGAAGATGTCAAAGCAATGGAGGAATTTTTGCATAACTTTGCAGAATCTCATGATATAAAAATTGGCAAATTAATGCCGGCTTTGCGTTTGGCACTCTTAGGCAAAGGTGGAGGTATAGGGGTTTGCGAGGCAATTATTATCATAGGAGCAGATGAGACAAAGCAAAGGATTGAGTGTTTTATTGATGCGCGTTAG
- a CDS encoding trimeric intracellular cation channel family protein has product MFLTILYIIGITAEGMSGALIAGRHKMDLMGVLFIALAAAIGGGSIRDVLFGHYPLTWVKHPEYIIVVCIAALLTTLIPKVIARLEKLFLVLDALGLVVFAVIGAEVALNAGYGVILVVCAAVITAVFGGVLRDIFCGIVPLVFRKELYAGVAIVSGLLYYCLINLAHLSAYNASIIVIVAGFTLRLLAIYYKLSLPIFSYEETPKT; this is encoded by the coding sequence ATGTTTCTTACGATTTTGTATATCATCGGAATTACGGCTGAGGGAATGAGTGGGGCATTGATTGCAGGGAGGCACAAAATGGACTTAATGGGTGTGCTTTTTATCGCGCTTGCAGCAGCTATTGGCGGCGGGTCTATACGCGATGTGCTTTTTGGGCATTATCCGCTCACTTGGGTCAAGCATCCCGAATACATCATTGTCGTCTGTATAGCCGCACTTCTTACGACACTCATACCAAAAGTCATCGCTAGACTTGAGAAGTTGTTTTTGGTGCTTGATGCGCTTGGGCTTGTGGTATTTGCAGTCATCGGTGCAGAAGTGGCACTTAATGCTGGATATGGAGTGATTTTGGTTGTGTGTGCGGCAGTTATCACGGCTGTGTTTGGCGGGGTTTTGCGCGATATTTTTTGCGGGATTGTTCCGCTTGTTTTTCGCAAAGAGCTTTATGCAGGAGTGGCGATTGTGAGCGGATTGCTTTATTATTGCTTGATTAATTTGGCACATTTGAGTGCGTATAATGCAAGCATTATAGTGATTGTTGCGGGATTTACTTTGCGACTTTTGGCTATTTATTATAAACTTTCATTGCCTATATTTTCGTATGAGGAAACCCCAAAAACTTAG
- a CDS encoding 3'-5' exonuclease produces MICVFDVESVPDVEQIAAKMNLESKNNLEICQIAFKEQLEKSGSEFLPIFWHKIVAISSVICDDYGNFIKVGNFGKQGGEKEILEDFLGFINRKEPRLVSFNGRGFDIPVIMLRAMKYNLCAFGYYESENAAKTKSKWKNYRMRYSEKWHTDLLDSLGHFGSVRNLNLDGVCKMLGIVGKYDVSGSDVYRLYYQDNDIDKINQYCQSDVLNTYWVYLKYAILKGELSIEDYAGILEKWSENLPKDMEYSKNFMQNIKQELAGLDIL; encoded by the coding sequence ATGATTTGTGTATTTGATGTAGAAAGTGTGCCTGATGTCGAGCAGATCGCAGCAAAGATGAATCTAGAATCTAAAAATAATCTTGAGATTTGCCAGATCGCATTCAAAGAGCAGTTAGAAAAAAGCGGAAGTGAGTTTTTGCCTATTTTTTGGCATAAAATCGTAGCGATTTCAAGCGTGATTTGCGATGATTATGGAAACTTTATCAAGGTTGGAAACTTTGGAAAACAAGGCGGGGAAAAAGAGATTTTGGAGGATTTTTTGGGGTTTATCAATCGCAAAGAACCACGATTGGTGAGCTTTAATGGAAGAGGGTTTGATATTCCTGTGATTATGCTTAGGGCGATGAAGTATAATCTGTGTGCGTTTGGGTATTATGAGTCTGAAAATGCTGCCAAAACAAAAAGTAAATGGAAAAATTATAGAATGCGATATAGCGAGAAGTGGCATACGGATTTACTCGATAGTTTGGGGCATTTTGGCTCTGTGCGCAATCTCAATCTCGATGGAGTTTGCAAAATGCTTGGAATCGTAGGCAAATACGATGTGAGCGGATCTGATGTGTATAGGTTGTATTATCAAGACAATGATATTGACAAAATCAATCAATACTGCCAAAGCGATGTGCTTAATACCTATTGGGTGTATCTCAAATACGCGATTTTAAAAGGTGAATTAAGTATTGAGGATTATGCTGGGATTTTGGAAAAATGGAGCGAGAATCTACCAAAAGATATGGAATATAGTAAGAATTTTATGCAAAATATCAAGCAGGAGCTGGCAGGACTTGACATTCTTTAG
- the cysT gene encoding sulfate ABC transporter permease subunit CysT → MNLSYIANKSFAKKPSILQGFGLSFGLGMTYFSLLVIIPLIALFAFSFKLEWAKFVEIISDSQVLSALKFSLSTALFAATINLILGFIVAWSLARYDFFGKRLLEALIDLPFALPTAVAGIAIAFLLSSNGIVGKAFLLIGVDLEGRSFVAVVVALIFVGIPFVIRTLEPVIKDLDKESLEAAGSLGANFYQSFYFVILPSLIPSALIGFALAFARGLGEYGSVIFVSNNIPFESEILPLLIVKKLDSFDYLGGSAVGVFMITVAFVILLLINLLGQWQKRA, encoded by the coding sequence ATGAATCTTTCTTACATTGCAAACAAATCCTTTGCTAAAAAACCATCGATTTTGCAGGGCTTTGGACTTAGCTTTGGGCTTGGAATGACATATTTTAGTCTGCTTGTGATTATCCCACTAATCGCGCTTTTTGCCTTTAGCTTTAAGCTTGAATGGGCAAAATTTGTAGAAATCATTAGCGATTCGCAAGTGTTAAGCGCGTTAAAATTCTCGCTTTCAACCGCGCTTTTTGCCGCGACTATCAATCTCATTTTAGGATTTATCGTGGCGTGGAGCTTGGCGCGATATGACTTTTTTGGCAAACGGCTTTTAGAAGCCCTAATCGACTTGCCTTTCGCACTCCCCACCGCCGTAGCGGGAATCGCAATCGCTTTTTTGCTATCTAGCAACGGCATAGTCGGCAAGGCATTTTTGCTAATTGGCGTGGATTTAGAGGGGCGCAGTTTTGTAGCGGTTGTCGTGGCACTTATCTTTGTGGGGATTCCCTTTGTGATTCGCACGCTAGAGCCTGTGATAAAGGATTTGGATAAAGAGAGTTTAGAAGCAGCAGGGAGCTTGGGAGCGAACTTTTATCAGAGCTTTTATTTTGTGATTTTGCCATCTTTAATCCCCTCTGCGCTGATAGGATTCGCATTAGCCTTTGCGCGGGGGCTTGGCGAGTATGGCTCAGTGATTTTTGTCTCAAACAATATCCCATTTGAAAGCGAAATACTGCCACTTTTAATCGTTAAAAAGCTGGATTCGTTTGATTATCTAGGTGGGAGCGCGGTGGGCGTATTTATGATAACCGTAGCGTTTGTGATTTTGTTGCTTATAAATTTGCTAGGGCAGTGGCAAAAACGCGCGTGA
- the cysW gene encoding sulfate ABC transporter permease subunit CysW: MRNVEPKALQYVCIGISFIFLGIMVALPLIIVFVEAFSEGIAVYWEALSDEYTIKAILLTLTCVAFVVPLNAIFGTFIAYSIAKFEFKGKFILSSLIEIPFAVSPVIVGLCFVLLFGNSGFFGEILNAWDIKIIFALPAIILASAFVTFPFVAKELIALMQEQGKEEEEAAISLGANGWQSFFKVTLPNIKWGLFYGVVLTNARVIGEFGAVAVVSGKIIGLTTTMPLYIEILYNDYLYTAAFAVASVLTLLSIIALILKCIIEKYERA, translated from the coding sequence ATGAGAAATGTCGAGCCAAAGGCATTGCAATATGTTTGCATTGGCATTAGCTTTATTTTTTTAGGCATTATGGTAGCACTGCCTTTAATCATCGTCTTTGTGGAGGCATTTAGCGAGGGAATTGCTGTGTATTGGGAGGCGTTAAGCGATGAATACACGATTAAAGCGATTCTTTTGACGCTTACCTGCGTGGCGTTTGTTGTCCCGCTTAATGCAATTTTTGGCACTTTTATCGCATACTCTATCGCAAAGTTTGAGTTTAAAGGCAAATTTATATTATCAAGTCTTATTGAGATTCCCTTTGCCGTTTCACCCGTGATTGTGGGGCTTTGCTTTGTGCTACTCTTTGGCAATAGCGGGTTTTTTGGGGAAATTTTAAACGCGTGGGATATAAAAATCATTTTCGCCCTCCCTGCGATAATCCTAGCAAGCGCGTTTGTAACCTTTCCATTTGTCGCCAAAGAACTCATCGCCCTAATGCAAGAGCAGGGCAAAGAAGAAGAGGAAGCCGCCATAAGTCTTGGCGCAAACGGCTGGCAGAGCTTTTTTAAGGTAACTTTGCCAAATATCAAATGGGGGCTTTTCTATGGTGTCGTGCTGACAAATGCGCGGGTAATCGGCGAATTTGGCGCGGTGGCGGTGGTAAGCGGGAAAATCATAGGGCTAACCACCACGATGCCTTTATACATTGAGATTCTCTACAATGATTATCTCTACACGGCGGCGTTTGCTGTGGCAAGTGTGCTAACGCTACTTTCAATCATCGCGCTCATTTTGAAATGTATCATTGAAAAATATGAAAGGGCGTGA
- a CDS encoding L,D-transpeptidase family protein — protein sequence MGVQKIKKLSLAILIVVAVAMAFGAVISVKILNVNQSDLHSLQGALKGDVIDSLLVKKSDRVLKVLAKDSTNGEIYVAKTYHIALGGNPQGHKTQDGDSKTPEGLYLIDSKNPKSRFYLNLGISYPNSADLAQAKARGVSAGGDIKIHGLRNGLGFLGKLSYIAGDWTDGCIAVLNDEIKELYESVKVGTKIMILP from the coding sequence ATGGGAGTGCAAAAAATAAAAAAGTTAAGTTTAGCGATTTTAATTGTCGTGGCAGTTGCTATGGCTTTTGGTGCGGTTATAAGCGTGAAGATTTTAAATGTAAATCAAAGCGATTTGCATTCATTGCAAGGCGCACTTAAAGGCGATGTAATCGATTCATTGCTTGTCAAAAAAAGCGATAGAGTGCTAAAAGTGTTGGCAAAAGATTCTACAAACGGCGAAATCTATGTCGCCAAAACCTATCATATCGCACTAGGTGGCAATCCTCAAGGACACAAAACGCAAGATGGCGATAGCAAGACGCCTGAGGGGCTTTATCTCATTGATAGCAAAAATCCAAAATCGCGCTTTTATCTTAATCTTGGCATTTCTTATCCAAATAGTGCAGATTTAGCACAGGCAAAGGCGCGTGGCGTGAGTGCGGGAGGCGATATAAAGATTCACGGATTGCGTAATGGGCTTGGATTTTTGGGGAAGTTAAGCTACATTGCGGGTGATTGGACAGATGGCTGTATCGCGGTGCTAAATGATGAAATCAAAGAGCTATATGAGAGCGTCAAAGTCGGCACAAAGATTATGATTTTGCCCTAA
- a CDS encoding sel1 repeat family protein — protein MQKLSKMLGLAVVAIVCSACYNKATTQKSKESLQSLCESHDKPACFELKKIELSELNEPKPYQLWDFMDDFWDMCHRFSYIVPQACDERDKTAQRYIRAVLALPKDEKGSYYIQKLDLLSHQTGSLNPKILQMASSARDEIIAEFEKDCNANDTQSCAMLTSFYYGLLLSWDIDYIEILRSYDGEVHKIYAPKFQAVAQKACELGDARSCMNGAAFYYFYKPKQDYAVARDFGKKLYLLLKNAKIQGKLNIKDAEYLATLARIEATRDDKDDKAERKQYMLDYFKAGCDDLQSGVVCDKFAKAYDDNRESYYVSYNMPELINQKQALHYYDKACALGVGCMRLAQIYLFGEVVSNKEVKQNNAKAKHYFTKDCDSGVDDYECGIDGDDNVCSASNPSCFIKRLSPKELENLDESIFN, from the coding sequence ATGCAAAAATTAAGCAAAATGTTAGGATTAGCAGTCGTGGCGATTGTATGTAGTGCGTGTTATAACAAAGCGACAACGCAAAAAAGCAAAGAATCGTTACAATCTTTATGTGAATCACACGACAAACCCGCTTGTTTTGAGCTAAAAAAGATAGAATTGAGTGAGCTAAATGAGCCAAAGCCTTATCAGCTGTGGGATTTTATGGACGATTTTTGGGATATGTGTCATAGGTTTAGCTACATTGTCCCCCAAGCTTGCGATGAGCGCGACAAAACAGCACAGCGATATATCCGCGCCGTGCTGGCACTGCCAAAAGATGAAAAAGGCTCTTATTACATTCAAAAGTTGGATTTACTCTCTCACCAAACAGGTTCTTTAAATCCGAAAATCTTGCAAATGGCTTCATCGGCGCGCGATGAGATTATCGCTGAATTTGAAAAAGATTGCAACGCAAATGACACTCAAAGCTGTGCTATGCTGACTTCTTTTTATTACGGCTTGTTGTTGAGTTGGGATATTGACTACATAGAAATTTTGCGCTCTTATGATGGAGAGGTTCATAAAATCTATGCGCCTAAATTTCAAGCCGTAGCGCAAAAGGCTTGCGAGCTAGGAGACGCTCGCAGCTGTATGAATGGAGCGGCTTTTTATTATTTTTATAAACCAAAGCAAGATTATGCGGTGGCAAGGGATTTTGGCAAAAAGCTGTATTTATTGCTTAAAAATGCCAAAATTCAAGGCAAACTTAACATAAAAGACGCTGAATATCTAGCTACTTTGGCGCGTATAGAAGCTACGCGTGATGATAAAGATGACAAAGCGGAGCGAAAGCAATATATGCTTGATTATTTTAAGGCAGGTTGTGATGATTTGCAAAGTGGCGTGGTGTGCGATAAATTTGCCAAAGCCTATGATGATAATAGGGAGTCGTATTATGTGAGTTATAATATGCCTGAGCTTATCAACCAAAAACAAGCCTTGCATTATTATGATAAGGCGTGTGCTTTGGGCGTGGGTTGTATGCGTTTAGCGCAAATTTATCTTTTTGGCGAAGTGGTGAGCAATAAAGAAGTAAAACAAAATAACGCAAAAGCAAAGCACTACTTTACTAAGGATTGTGATAGTGGTGTTGATGATTATGAATGTGGCATTGATGGCGATGATAATGTTTGCTCGGCAAGCAATCCAAGCTGCTTTATAAAGAGATTAAGCCCAAAAGAGCTTGAAAATTTAGATGAGAGCATTTTTAATTAA
- a CDS encoding T6SS effector amidase Tae4 family protein: protein MLVCKVRCGNKEAIIRIQRPSFDVCKKAYEKISKLDNIDGSKMTESRNRLYDALIKNRLSKEQMAKYTEKLNKYIPPEIRYFNVGGGAYQQFINDWDTYYNTCALRISYALNQTNIPIKSMTNQLIGRNYTGDDKQLYYLGVLDIVDLLNKNWKKLTWQKPTFNQVKQKIKCGCSEDFYKNMTTKADNETFLSELQSLQIKGIIAMIGTNGLRHTTLWDTDNFVDVNIGISENYLEETADYIIKECYFWDMK, encoded by the coding sequence ATGTTGGTTTGTAAAGTAAGGTGTGGCAATAAAGAAGCAATAATAAGAATACAAAGACCAAGTTTTGATGTTTGCAAAAAGGCTTATGAAAAAATAAGCAAATTGGACAATATTGATGGCAGTAAAATGACAGAATCTAGGAATAGACTTTATGATGCACTAATCAAAAATCGATTATCTAAAGAGCAAATGGCTAAATACACCGAAAAACTTAATAAATACATACCTCCAGAAATAAGGTATTTTAATGTTGGGGGTGGAGCTTATCAGCAATTTATAAATGATTGGGATACTTACTATAATACTTGTGCTTTGCGCATAAGTTATGCTCTAAATCAAACCAATATTCCAATAAAATCTATGACAAATCAGCTTATAGGCAGGAATTATACGGGAGACGACAAACAACTTTACTATTTAGGTGTTCTTGATATTGTAGATTTGCTTAACAAAAATTGGAAAAAACTTACTTGGCAGAAACCTACCTTTAATCAAGTCAAACAAAAAATCAAATGTGGTTGTTCGGAGGATTTTTATAAAAATATGACGACAAAGGCAGACAATGAAACTTTTTTAAGTGAATTGCAGTCATTACAAATAAAAGGAATTATAGCAATGATTGGCACAAATGGGCTAAGACATACTACGCTATGGGATACAGATAACTTTGTCGATGTAAATATTGGCATAAGCGAAAATTATCTGGAAGAGACGGCAGATTACATTATCAAAGAATGCTATTTTTGGGATATGAAATGA
- a CDS encoding T6SS effector amidase Tae4 family protein has protein sequence MAVVEWRATCGTKNASIKCKRPNWDKVKRAYDEINKIDKSDIDKAYEVVFNDEKNKFIKKGEQEWIARQKAHEIANKTKVSQARYEKVGGEALRYFKGNREYYRNTCTLQISYALNFGRMSLHNTIKKREFGSVGGAIIEQKELLYILGVIDMRDFLLQQWRQPEFKESLYEIKSYDVLLSRNKTLLQKLKDLKSKGLVTIGGGRFRDKKYLKSFWHSTLWDTNEFVDVRNNRNINYLGGIDDGVEFLAKELFFWELK, from the coding sequence ATGGCAGTAGTAGAATGGAGGGCAACTTGTGGCACAAAAAATGCAAGCATAAAATGCAAAAGACCCAACTGGGACAAAGTCAAAAGGGCGTATGATGAAATCAATAAAATAGACAAAAGTGATATTGACAAGGCATATGAAGTTGTTTTCAATGACGAGAAAAATAAATTCATAAAAAAGGGCGAACAAGAATGGATTGCAAGACAAAAAGCACACGAAATTGCAAATAAAACAAAAGTATCACAAGCAAGATATGAGAAGGTGGGAGGTGAAGCTTTAAGATATTTTAAGGGAAATAGAGAATATTACAGAAATACTTGCACTTTACAAATAAGTTATGCTCTAAATTTTGGTAGAATGTCATTACATAATACAATCAAAAAAAGGGAATTTGGCTCTGTTGGCGGTGCTATAATAGAACAAAAAGAATTGCTTTACATATTGGGAGTAATTGATATGAGAGATTTTTTGCTACAACAATGGAGGCAACCAGAATTTAAAGAAAGTTTATATGAAATAAAATCGTATGATGTCCTATTATCTCGCAATAAAACACTTTTGCAAAAATTAAAAGATTTAAAGTCTAAAGGTTTGGTAACCATTGGTGGAGGGAGATTCCGTGATAAAAAATATCTTAAAAGTTTTTGGCATTCAACACTATGGGATACAAATGAATTTGTCGATGTGCGAAACAATAGAAACATAAACTATCTAGGTGGCATAGATGATGGTGTAGAATTTTTAGCAAAAGAATTGTTCTTTTGGGAGCTAAAATAA
- a CDS encoding T6SS effector amidase Tae4 family protein gives MPNPLLESDILECLHKGKVLLQSSTKDLMCVQDSNNNDAGLISLQDLANAVIIGCANNIAGIPSPCTKLVNIPNSICSTLLEIDNQKIVLAQAISQVITDKGSPLILQDEPKAKDIFEIDEDIAESVNEISDNSNEFNADLGESSEDSSEILTPLPQRYASNDDMAIRDFVKWQEWEKFKKYYLNMHKINTNDRIESKNRIEQEEGRLDRWVKSKDNIFRYEEKDFIDAEIRYYRIKGAIYDLFMNSPYQRINTCTARLSKALYDYGISIKRLKGMESADLAYAGKNTNDDRILIKVKDMVTFLKESEHFGELETYSATNGANFYHTFYDESYDKLVLNKKILIKHESMKYDKIMKNFTQI, from the coding sequence ATGCCAAATCCCTTATTAGAATCAGACATCTTAGAATGCCTCCACAAAGGCAAAGTCTTACTTCAATCAAGCACAAAAGATTTAATGTGTGTGCAAGATTCTAATAATAATGACGCTGGATTGATAAGTTTGCAAGATTTAGCAAATGCTGTCATTATAGGCTGTGCTAATAATATTGCTGGAATCCCAAGTCCTTGCACGAAATTAGTTAATATCCCAAATTCGATTTGCTCTACATTGCTAGAAATTGATAATCAAAAAATAGTCCTAGCCCAAGCAATCTCTCAAGTCATCACAGATAAAGGCTCACCACTTATCTTGCAAGACGAGCCAAAAGCAAAGGATATATTTGAGATTGATGAGGATATAGCCGAATCTGTGAATGAAATTAGCGATAATTCAAATGAATTTAATGCAGATTTAGGCGAATCTAGCGAAGATTCTAGTGAAATACTAACACCACTACCACAACGATATGCAAGTAATGATGATATGGCAATTAGAGATTTTGTAAAATGGCAAGAATGGGAAAAATTTAAGAAATATTATCTCAATATGCACAAAATAAACACTAACGACAGAATAGAATCTAAAAATAGGATAGAGCAAGAAGAAGGTAGGTTAGATAGGTGGGTAAAAAGCAAAGATAATATTTTTAGATATGAAGAAAAGGATTTTATTGATGCTGAAATAAGATATTATAGAATCAAGGGGGCTATTTATGATTTGTTTATGAATAGCCCATATCAACGCATAAATACTTGCACCGCAAGACTAAGTAAAGCACTATATGACTATGGAATATCCATTAAAAGATTAAAAGGTATGGAATCTGCCGATTTGGCATACGCTGGGAAAAACACTAATGATGATAGGATTTTAATAAAAGTTAAAGATATGGTAACATTTTTAAAAGAAAGCGAACATTTTGGAGAGTTAGAAACATATTCAGCAACTAATGGTGCGAATTTTTATCACACATTTTACGATGAATCCTATGACAAATTAGTGTTAAACAAAAAAATATTAATCAAACACGAGTCGATGAAATACGACAAGATAATGAAAAATTTCACACAAATCTAA
- a CDS encoding T6SS effector amidase Tae4 family protein has protein sequence MRQDNEKFHTNLNGKKGIIALEIEAWGDAFGHITLWENNDFVDESEFLPDKREYVFVKTLYFWEFS, from the coding sequence ATACGACAAGATAATGAAAAATTTCACACAAATCTAAACGGCAAAAAAGGCATTATAGCTTTAGAAATAGAGGCTTGGGGTGATGCTTTTGGGCATATAACACTATGGGAAAATAATGATTTTGTCGATGAAAGCGAATTTTTACCCGACAAAAGAGAGTATGTTTTTGTAAAAACACTTTATTTTTGGGAGTTTTCATAA
- a CDS encoding M15 family metallopeptidase: protein MQRNKISKDKMKRIVVICCVLVCEIFANPIYPNLFQAQSSNFIHDLRYGTIDNFMGVNLYEHFGLDKCFLHNDLSERAKMLSEIASRERVKIVFFDCFRPHSAQIKAWEKISDERFVANPYKNGSNHSRAIALDVGLANENGEILAMPSEFDEFSQKAFSDYKCPKADSQKCANRERLKAIMKEAGFRGIKSEWWHYEADFSQDSPPLNKTQIREKYPILDLP, encoded by the coding sequence GTGCAAAGAAACAAAATCTCAAAAGATAAAATGAAGCGAATCGTAGTGATTTGCTGTGTGCTTGTGTGTGAAATATTTGCCAATCCCATTTACCCAAATCTATTTCAAGCGCAATCTAGTAATTTTATCCACGATTTACGATATGGCACGATAGATAATTTTATGGGCGTGAATCTTTACGAACATTTTGGATTAGATAAATGCTTTTTACATAATGATTTGAGTGAGCGCGCAAAAATGCTTAGCGAGATTGCAAGCAGGGAGCGAGTAAAAATCGTATTTTTTGACTGCTTTCGTCCGCATAGCGCACAAATAAAAGCGTGGGAAAAGATAAGTGATGAGCGATTTGTGGCAAATCCGTATAAAAATGGCTCAAATCATTCGCGAGCAATCGCACTTGATGTTGGATTGGCAAATGAAAATGGTGAGATTTTAGCGATGCCTAGCGAGTTTGATGAGTTTAGCCAAAAGGCATTTAGTGATTATAAATGCCCCAAAGCAGATTCTCAAAAATGTGCTAATAGAGAGAGGCTAAAAGCGATAATGAAAGAGGCTGGATTTAGGGGAATTAAAAGCGAATGGTGGCATTATGAAGCGGACTTTTCGCAAGATTCTCCGCCACTTAATAAAACTCAAATTCGTGAAAAATATCCCATACTTGATTTGCCATAA